A stretch of Paenibacillus sp. URB8-2 DNA encodes these proteins:
- a CDS encoding cyclic-phosphate processing receiver domain-containing protein produces MIHVYMDDYRRVPQGFTLARTTEECLLLLRECEVGVLSLDYDMGPEDETGGFIAKSIVLEALFPREIYLHTSSASGRKEMFELLYPARPEATMVHNGPMPPEKLREIVSGASDL; encoded by the coding sequence ATGATTCATGTGTATATGGACGATTACAGGCGTGTTCCGCAAGGATTTACGCTTGCCCGTACGACGGAGGAGTGTCTGCTGCTGCTTCGCGAATGCGAGGTCGGTGTGCTTTCCCTCGACTATGACATGGGGCCGGAAGACGAAACCGGAGGGTTCATTGCCAAAAGCATCGTGCTTGAAGCGCTGTTCCCCCGAGAAATTTATCTGCATACCTCAAGCGCGTCCGGCAGAAAAGAAATGTTTGAGCTTCTATACCCCGCGAGGCCGGAAGCAACAATGGTCCATAACGGGCCGATGCCGCCGGAAAAGCTGCGGGAAATCGTTTCGGGAGCCTCCGATTTATGA
- a CDS encoding Fpg/Nei family DNA glycosylase, producing the protein MPEFPEMENYRRLLSKHIVNLPITGVTVNRDKSINVEQDIFIKSLIGARVVFVERRGKHLVFHLHDGRRLLLHLMLGGLLFFGTEEERPDRSTQVELAFGDRILYFMGLRLGYLHLLSVKETQAALAKLGPELLDKRMNDKRFAELLKGRRGALKSLLVNQQVFAGIGNCYADEIAYEAALLPSTLVQELTPESIARLYRAVCKVLSEAADIGGYMEMPFMTGDTVTGSYNDRCKVYDRGGETCERCGGTIVKAELSGRKVFYCPECQHDR; encoded by the coding sequence ATGCCGGAATTTCCGGAAATGGAAAACTACCGAAGGCTGCTTTCGAAGCACATAGTTAATTTACCGATCACCGGGGTGACGGTTAACAGGGACAAATCAATAAATGTGGAGCAGGATATATTCATAAAAAGTCTAATCGGCGCGCGCGTTGTTTTTGTGGAGCGCAGAGGGAAGCATTTGGTGTTCCATCTGCATGACGGCCGCAGGCTGTTGCTTCATCTGATGCTTGGCGGACTGTTGTTCTTCGGGACTGAGGAAGAGCGTCCGGACCGCAGCACGCAGGTGGAGCTTGCCTTCGGCGACCGGATTTTGTATTTTATGGGTCTGCGCCTCGGCTACCTGCATCTGTTATCCGTTAAGGAGACGCAGGCGGCCCTCGCCAAGCTGGGTCCCGAGCTGCTGGACAAGCGTATGAATGATAAACGCTTTGCCGAACTGCTGAAAGGAAGACGGGGAGCGCTTAAAAGCTTGCTTGTTAACCAGCAAGTCTTCGCCGGAATCGGGAACTGCTATGCCGACGAAATCGCGTACGAAGCGGCTCTGCTGCCATCAACACTCGTACAGGAATTAACGCCGGAGTCGATAGCCCGATTATACCGCGCGGTCTGCAAAGTGCTGAGCGAGGCGGCGGACATCGGCGGTTACATGGAGATGCCGTTCATGACGGGGGATACGGTCACGGGCAGCTACAATGACAGATGCAAGGTATATGACCGCGGAGGGGAAACCTGCGAACGCTGCGGAGGAACGATTGTGAAGGCCGAGCTGTCCGGGCGCAAAGTGTTCTATTGTCCGGAATGCCAGCATGATCGCTGA
- a CDS encoding HAD-IIA family hydrolase, producing MTDNILTDNIKGLLLDLDGTLYHGGIMIPGADELIAGLRAKGIPFLFVTNNSSRTPESVADHLRAMGIEAQAQEVCTSSLAAARYIAGESPGASVAILGEEGLHRACEEAGLNIVSDSPQYVVQGIDRSFTYDSLTRAARWIAGGATFVLTNPDLMLPSDDGMVPGAGTLGAAIEAASGMTPVIIGKPHRHLMNYATSLLGIDPKEAVVVGDNMRTDISAGANAGCRTVLLLTGVTTEDNLERHKELTGISPNYICRNLADLRVLLGV from the coding sequence ATGACCGATAACATACTGACCGATAACATAAAAGGGCTGCTCTTGGACTTGGATGGTACGCTGTATCACGGCGGCATCATGATCCCCGGAGCGGATGAGCTTATTGCGGGACTTAGAGCAAAAGGTATTCCGTTTCTGTTTGTAACGAACAATTCGTCTCGTACGCCGGAAAGCGTTGCCGACCATTTGCGCGCGATGGGGATTGAAGCCCAGGCGCAGGAGGTTTGCACCTCTTCACTTGCGGCGGCAAGATATATCGCCGGGGAATCGCCCGGGGCGTCCGTGGCGATACTGGGGGAAGAAGGGCTGCACCGGGCGTGCGAGGAAGCGGGCCTGAACATCGTTTCCGATTCGCCGCAGTACGTCGTCCAAGGTATTGACCGTTCTTTTACATATGATTCCCTGACCAGGGCGGCGCGCTGGATCGCCGGGGGCGCGACCTTTGTGCTGACCAATCCGGATTTGATGCTGCCCTCCGACGATGGCATGGTGCCGGGTGCGGGCACACTGGGAGCGGCAATCGAAGCTGCCAGCGGCATGACGCCGGTGATTATAGGCAAGCCGCACCGCCATTTGATGAACTATGCAACGTCGCTGCTTGGCATCGACCCCAAAGAGGCCGTCGTTGTTGGCGACAATATGAGGACGGATATCTCCGCGGGAGCTAATGCGGGCTGCCGTACGGTACTGCTGCTGACGGGAGTAACAACGGAGGACAATCTGGAGCGGCATAAGGAGCTGACAGGGATTTCCCCGAATTATATTTGCCGTAATTTGGCTGATTTACGCGTGCTGCTTGGTGTATAA
- a CDS encoding thioredoxin family protein yields MNEMNEIELLEAIGRSGAPLAVFLETPLCGTCKAARRMLDVAGHLLPQDAQVISGDINLLPNIVSQYRISSVPALLVFDAERNRPPHIHYAFYSVERVLEYIRSVNS; encoded by the coding sequence ATGAATGAAATGAACGAAATCGAACTGCTTGAAGCCATAGGCCGGAGCGGAGCTCCGCTTGCCGTCTTCCTGGAGACGCCGCTGTGCGGCACATGCAAAGCGGCCCGCCGGATGCTGGATGTTGCCGGACATCTGCTCCCACAGGATGCCCAGGTCATATCCGGCGATATTAATCTTCTTCCAAATATTGTAAGTCAGTACCGTATTTCCAGCGTTCCGGCACTGCTTGTTTTTGACGCAGAACGCAATCGGCCGCCGCACATTCATTATGCTTTTTATTCGGTGGAGCGTGTGCTGGAATACATAAGGAGTGTGAATTCATAA
- a CDS encoding ABC transporter ATP-binding protein, with protein MISLQHLTLRREQNLILDDVSLNINAGENWVILGRNGSGKTTLLEMMTGYMFPSSGKVNVLGHTYGQVDLREVRKEIGYIGPSLMEKLTLRDPVWEVVATGAYAYLRFYQQIPGEIKAKAISLLEDMNLGRLADHPFGTLSQGERKKAMLARCLMADPKLLIMDEPCAGLDLYEREKMLAEVDKLNRREVTVVYVTHHVEEIVPLFTHVALIREGRLAGAGPKKEVLTREMMLAAYELPVEIEWEEERPWIKIKRGGISI; from the coding sequence ATGATTTCTTTACAGCATCTTACCCTGCGCAGAGAGCAGAATCTTATACTGGATGATGTTTCGCTTAATATCAATGCAGGCGAGAATTGGGTAATCCTCGGACGCAACGGTTCGGGCAAAACGACGCTGCTGGAGATGATGACCGGCTATATGTTCCCAAGCAGCGGTAAGGTCAATGTGCTCGGGCACACCTACGGTCAAGTCGACTTGCGCGAAGTGCGCAAGGAGATCGGTTACATCGGACCGTCGCTTATGGAGAAACTAACCCTGCGCGACCCTGTCTGGGAGGTTGTGGCCACGGGGGCGTACGCCTACCTGCGCTTTTATCAGCAGATTCCCGGGGAGATCAAGGCCAAGGCGATCAGTCTGCTGGAGGACATGAATTTGGGACGGCTGGCGGATCATCCGTTCGGCACGCTCTCCCAGGGAGAACGCAAAAAGGCGATGCTGGCGCGCTGCCTGATGGCAGACCCGAAGCTTCTCATTATGGACGAGCCATGCGCGGGTCTGGATCTCTACGAGCGGGAAAAAATGTTGGCAGAGGTGGACAAGCTTAACCGGCGGGAGGTAACCGTCGTGTATGTCACCCATCATGTCGAGGAGATTGTGCCGTTGTTTACCCATGTGGCGCTGATCCGCGAAGGCAGGCTGGCCGGGGCGGGTCCGAAGAAAGAGGTGCTGACCCGCGAGATGATGCTGGCTGCCTATGAGCTTCCTGTTGAGATCGAATGGGAGGAAGAGCGACCCTGGATAAAAATTAAACGTGGAGGAATATCCATTTGA
- a CDS encoding deoxyribonuclease IV, whose protein sequence is MIAEPYIGAHVSIRGGYAQAARAARESGAGCFQYFPKNPRSLQLKALNAKDAGKCASFCREKGLLSIAHTPYPTNLAAGDGDVPSREVMVKSLLNDLEIAEACGSLGIVVHFGHFHKLQPLQGYQNIIQCINETLQSWNGTVKLLIENQAGNGGFEGTSLEELVKIRELSRYPEKIGFCFDTCHAFAAGIWNPERSGDLLESGYRLDYWPHLAAVHLNDSRYPFSSKRDRHAQIGTGHIGAKSMKELLTSEPFLGKPAVLETEKGPDGTHKNEIAAVRSWFDA, encoded by the coding sequence ATGATCGCTGAGCCGTATATCGGAGCGCATGTCAGCATCCGCGGCGGATACGCGCAGGCGGCCAGAGCGGCGCGGGAAAGCGGCGCGGGCTGTTTTCAATATTTTCCGAAAAATCCGCGCAGTCTCCAGCTTAAGGCACTTAACGCGAAGGATGCGGGAAAGTGCGCGTCTTTTTGCCGGGAAAAAGGACTGTTGTCCATTGCCCATACACCCTATCCCACGAATCTCGCCGCCGGAGACGGGGACGTACCTAGCAGGGAAGTGATGGTCAAGTCGCTGCTTAACGACCTGGAGATCGCCGAAGCCTGCGGGTCGCTGGGAATCGTGGTGCATTTTGGGCATTTTCACAAGCTGCAGCCGTTACAAGGCTATCAAAATATTATACAATGTATAAATGAAACGCTTCAGTCCTGGAATGGAACGGTCAAGCTGCTGATTGAGAACCAGGCGGGCAATGGCGGCTTCGAGGGAACGAGCCTGGAAGAACTGGTCAAGATCCGTGAACTGAGCCGTTACCCGGAAAAAATCGGATTCTGCTTCGATACCTGCCATGCTTTTGCCGCGGGAATATGGAATCCGGAGCGCAGCGGAGATCTGCTGGAGTCGGGTTATAGGCTGGACTATTGGCCGCATTTGGCAGCCGTTCATCTCAACGATTCACGGTATCCGTTTTCCTCCAAGCGGGACAGGCATGCTCAGATCGGCACAGGCCATATCGGCGCCAAAAGTATGAAAGAGCTGCTGACATCGGAGCCCTTTCTTGGCAAACCAGCCGTTCTGGAGACGGAGAAGGGTCCTGACGGCACGCATAAAAATGAAATTGCGGCGGTGCGGTCATGGTTTGATGCGTAA